In Nocardia sp. NBC_00403, one DNA window encodes the following:
- a CDS encoding pyridoxal phosphate-dependent aminotransferase has product MPTRPATVARLRPFASTIFAEMTELAIRHDAVNLGQGFPDTDGPAGMLEVARRAIADGLNQYPPGRGMPVLRRAVADDRARRYGTQYDPDTQVLVTVGATEAISASMLGLVEPGQEVVLIEPYYDSYAAAVALAGATRRTARLVPDGDRFALDLDSLRAAITPATRMLVVNSPHNPTGTILGRADLTAIADLACAHDLLVLTDEVYEHLVYDGAEHISIATLPGMAERTIVVSSAAKTFSVTGWKTGWACGPANLIDGVLAAKQFMTFVAGGPFQPAVAHALNNELGWVAGLRDTLSDKRLRLSAALADTGFEVKASAGGYFVCADITPMGASDGLAFCRELPERIGVAAVPVSVFADDTEAWNRLVRFTFCKRDEILDEGVRRLRAGVRVS; this is encoded by the coding sequence ATGCCCACGCGTCCCGCCACTGTCGCCCGCTTGCGCCCCTTCGCCTCGACGATCTTCGCCGAGATGACCGAGCTCGCTATCCGCCACGATGCGGTCAATCTCGGCCAGGGCTTTCCCGATACCGACGGCCCGGCCGGGATGCTCGAGGTCGCGCGGCGGGCCATCGCCGACGGCCTCAATCAGTACCCGCCGGGGCGTGGCATGCCGGTGCTGCGTCGCGCCGTTGCCGACGATCGCGCCCGCCGCTACGGCACCCAGTACGACCCGGACACCCAGGTGCTGGTTACCGTCGGCGCGACCGAGGCGATCAGCGCCTCGATGCTGGGCCTGGTCGAGCCGGGCCAGGAAGTCGTGCTGATCGAGCCCTATTACGACTCCTACGCAGCCGCGGTGGCCTTGGCCGGTGCGACGCGGCGGACGGCTCGGCTGGTGCCCGACGGTGACCGCTTCGCCCTCGACCTGGACAGCCTGCGCGCCGCCATCACGCCCGCCACCCGGATGCTGGTGGTGAATTCACCACACAACCCGACCGGAACCATTCTCGGCCGCGCCGATCTCACGGCGATCGCCGACCTCGCCTGTGCGCACGACCTGCTGGTGCTCACCGACGAGGTGTACGAACACCTCGTCTACGACGGCGCCGAGCACATCAGCATCGCCACGCTGCCCGGGATGGCCGAGCGCACCATCGTGGTGTCCAGCGCGGCAAAGACTTTCAGCGTCACCGGATGGAAGACCGGCTGGGCGTGCGGTCCGGCGAATCTCATCGATGGTGTGCTCGCCGCCAAGCAGTTCATGACGTTTGTGGCCGGTGGTCCGTTCCAGCCCGCTGTCGCGCACGCTTTGAACAATGAACTCGGCTGGGTGGCCGGCCTGCGAGACACTTTGTCGGACAAGCGCCTCCGGCTCTCGGCCGCGCTCGCGGACACCGGGTTCGAGGTGAAGGCCAGTGCGGGCGGCTACTTCGTCTGCGCCGACATCACCCCGATGGGGGCCTCCGATGGGCTTGCCTTCTGCCGGGAGCTGCCGGAGCGGATCGGCGTTGCCGCGGTGCCGGTCAGCGTGTTCGCCGATGACACCGAGGCATGGAATCGGCTGGTGCGCTTCACCTTCTGCAAACGGGACGAGATACTGGACGAGGGTGTCCGGCGGCTGCGTGCAGGCGTGCGCGTGAGCTGA
- a CDS encoding (2,3-dihydroxybenzoyl)adenylate synthase, with amino-acid sequence MTSTPTASDRLHVARNGTGDDGYVPFPAADSDAFRAAGYWTGRPLDDLLRATARQHPDRTALLDGDVGRSYAQLDADADRMAHGLLALGITPGDRVVVQLPNVPEFATVLFGLLRAGIIPVLTLPAHRRAEIEHLARLSGAVAYLIADRLGDFDYRDLAATVQQSVPTVRQVLVLGNPGTFTELNSVPREGDSLPTIDPSDIALMLVSGGTTGLPKLIARTHDDYVYNATASAEVCELTEADVYLATLPAAHNFPLACPGILGTIGVGGAIAFLTDPSPENAFAVIERHRVTVTAVVPPLAQLWCAATEWEEADLGSLRLLQVGGARLAEVNARDVEPALGVRLQQVFGMAEGLLNYTRLDDSADTVCTTQGRPLSAADEVRVVDADGNDVAPGAEGELLTKGPYTIRGYYRAPEHNARAFTPDGYYRSGDLVRRLPTGHLIVSGRIKDVINRGGENISCDELEEHLLAHPAVRHAAAVGLPDAALGEKVCAVLVVDAAMPTLAEVKTFLTDRGLATYKLPDLLRQVDSLPLTAVGKIDKKALRAEA; translated from the coding sequence GTGACTTCGACACCCACCGCTAGCGACCGCTTGCACGTCGCTCGAAACGGCACCGGCGACGACGGCTACGTACCCTTCCCCGCGGCCGACTCCGACGCATTCCGTGCGGCGGGCTACTGGACCGGTCGCCCACTCGATGATCTGCTGCGTGCCACGGCGCGACAACATCCGGATCGCACCGCACTGCTCGATGGCGACGTCGGGCGCAGCTACGCGCAACTCGATGCCGATGCCGACCGCATGGCGCACGGGCTGCTGGCGCTGGGGATTACGCCGGGCGATCGAGTCGTCGTGCAATTGCCGAACGTGCCGGAGTTCGCGACCGTGCTGTTCGGGCTGCTCCGTGCGGGGATCATCCCGGTGCTCACGTTGCCTGCGCACCGCCGCGCCGAGATCGAACACCTGGCCCGCCTTTCCGGTGCGGTCGCCTATCTCATCGCCGACCGCCTCGGCGACTTCGACTACCGGGACCTCGCGGCGACCGTCCAGCAGTCCGTCCCGACTGTGCGGCAGGTGCTGGTGCTGGGCAATCCAGGAACCTTTACCGAGCTGAATTCTGTTCCGCGCGAAGGTGATTCGCTGCCGACCATCGATCCGAGCGATATCGCGCTGATGCTGGTCTCCGGGGGCACGACGGGCCTGCCGAAGCTGATCGCCCGCACCCACGACGACTATGTCTACAACGCCACCGCGAGCGCCGAGGTGTGCGAACTGACCGAGGCGGACGTCTACCTCGCGACGCTGCCCGCGGCACACAATTTCCCGTTGGCCTGCCCCGGCATCCTCGGCACCATCGGGGTGGGCGGCGCGATCGCCTTCCTCACCGATCCGAGTCCGGAAAATGCGTTCGCCGTGATCGAAAGGCACCGGGTCACGGTCACGGCCGTGGTTCCGCCGCTGGCCCAGTTATGGTGCGCGGCAACCGAATGGGAGGAGGCCGATCTCGGATCGCTGCGGCTGCTCCAGGTCGGCGGCGCCCGGCTGGCCGAGGTGAACGCCCGCGATGTCGAGCCCGCCCTCGGGGTGCGGTTGCAACAGGTGTTCGGCATGGCCGAGGGCCTGCTCAACTACACCCGTCTCGACGATTCCGCCGACACCGTATGCACCACCCAGGGTCGCCCGCTCTCTGCTGCCGACGAGGTCCGCGTGGTGGATGCCGACGGCAACGACGTCGCTCCCGGCGCCGAAGGCGAGCTGCTCACCAAGGGCCCCTACACCATTCGCGGTTACTACCGCGCCCCCGAGCACAATGCCCGCGCTTTCACCCCTGACGGCTACTACCGCAGCGGAGATCTGGTCCGGCGCCTCCCCACCGGCCACCTGATCGTCTCCGGCCGCATCAAGGACGTCATCAACCGCGGCGGGGAGAACATCTCCTGCGACGAGTTGGAAGAACACCTGCTCGCCCACCCCGCCGTTCGGCACGCCGCTGCGGTCGGCCTGCCCGACGCCGCCCTCGGCGAAAAGGTCTGCGCCGTACTGGTGGTCGACGCCGCCATGCCGACCCTGGCCGAGGTCAAGACCTTCCTCACCGACCGCGGTCTGGCCACCTACAAACTCCCCGACCTCCTGCGGCAGGTCGACTCCCTGCCCCTCACCGCTGTCGGCAAGATCGACAAGAAAGCGCTGCGCGCCGAAGCCTGA
- a CDS encoding carboxymuconolactone decarboxylase family protein → MDARMNLYANPVAASFTKRLTMAGKVIGDSALPAATYELVKIRASQINGCGYCTDMHTKDAAHAGETSVRLNLVAAWHESTVFTEAERAALALTEEATRIGDGRSVSDEVWNQVRKHYDEDQTAALIAAIAMINAWNRMNVIARTPAGSYEPGQWG, encoded by the coding sequence ATGGACGCTCGGATGAATCTCTACGCCAACCCGGTCGCCGCCAGCTTCACCAAGCGACTCACCATGGCGGGCAAGGTCATCGGTGATTCCGCGCTGCCTGCCGCCACCTACGAGCTCGTCAAGATTCGGGCCAGTCAGATCAATGGCTGTGGTTACTGCACCGACATGCACACCAAGGACGCAGCGCACGCAGGTGAAACCTCCGTGCGGCTCAACCTTGTTGCCGCGTGGCACGAGTCGACGGTGTTCACCGAGGCGGAGCGGGCCGCGCTGGCGCTCACCGAGGAGGCCACTCGCATCGGCGACGGCCGCAGCGTCAGCGACGAGGTTTGGAACCAGGTGCGCAAGCACTACGACGAGGACCAGACCGCCGCGCTCATCGCCGCCATCGCGATGATCAACGCCTGGAACCGGATGAATGTCATCGCCCGCACACCCGCGGGCAGCTATGAGCCCGGCCAGTGGGGGTGA
- a CDS encoding class I SAM-dependent methyltransferase, translating into MAADERFRWIIETMLVRPDDYILEIGPGSSDSLGYLAERLRDGRVVGVDRSPTAIARAAKRHAVHIDSGRVRLVQAGLEQLRKKQLLDEIGPDAAGFDIIFAVNVNVFWTKRPTAELALVRDCLAENGKLCLFYGYGRPDAAVSTSPKPAPGHLTDYLTAATFDIEVVFTGDLLGIIATPR; encoded by the coding sequence ATGGCGGCTGACGAACGGTTTCGATGGATCATCGAAACCATGCTGGTGCGCCCGGACGATTACATCCTCGAAATCGGGCCGGGGTCGAGCGATTCGCTCGGTTATCTCGCCGAGCGACTGCGCGACGGGCGGGTCGTCGGCGTCGATCGCTCCCCGACCGCGATCGCCCGCGCCGCGAAACGCCATGCCGTGCACATCGATTCAGGACGGGTCAGGCTGGTGCAGGCCGGGCTCGAGCAACTGCGCAAGAAGCAATTGCTCGACGAGATCGGCCCGGACGCGGCGGGATTCGACATCATCTTCGCCGTCAATGTGAACGTGTTCTGGACCAAGAGGCCGACGGCGGAACTCGCCCTCGTCCGCGACTGCCTCGCCGAGAACGGCAAGCTCTGCCTGTTCTATGGCTACGGCCGGCCGGACGCCGCCGTGTCGACGAGCCCGAAGCCGGCCCCTGGTCACCTCACCGACTACCTGACAGCGGCCACCTTCGACATCGAGGTCGTGTTCACCGGAGACCTGCTCGGCATCATTGCCACACCGCGATAG
- a CDS encoding disulfide bond formation protein B, which produces MTTIRPSTTRRALGQIQYWLAVIFVIGWTGVICGGLACQFGAWEYQCPLCIVQRMFMALAALGAASIVREGMNGTIEAHDYTKGWGLTIVGCVAGGFATWWQTMLHILPGDPGYGDPMLGLHLYVWAWILFVAAIATIGVVLSFSHETAAPAIPATPHRMVGRIALWFLGIVLAINLVAVFLLEGFHWFLPDEPNRYQLFYDLHILS; this is translated from the coding sequence ATGACGACGATCCGGCCATCGACCACGCGAAGGGCCCTCGGCCAGATCCAATACTGGCTCGCGGTAATTTTCGTGATCGGCTGGACCGGCGTCATCTGCGGCGGGCTCGCGTGCCAGTTCGGTGCGTGGGAGTACCAGTGCCCGCTGTGCATCGTGCAGCGCATGTTCATGGCGCTTGCCGCCTTGGGCGCCGCGTCCATTGTGCGCGAGGGCATGAACGGGACGATCGAGGCCCACGACTACACCAAGGGCTGGGGCCTGACCATAGTCGGTTGTGTCGCAGGCGGATTCGCGACCTGGTGGCAGACGATGCTGCACATCCTGCCCGGCGATCCCGGCTACGGCGACCCGATGCTCGGTCTGCACCTGTACGTCTGGGCGTGGATCCTGTTCGTTGCCGCGATCGCGACTATCGGTGTCGTGCTGTCGTTTTCGCACGAAACCGCCGCACCGGCCATCCCCGCCACACCGCACCGCATGGTCGGGCGCATCGCGCTGTGGTTCCTCGGTATCGTGCTGGCGATCAATCTCGTCGCGGTGTTCCTGCTCGAGGGATTCCACTGGTTCCTGCCGGACGAACCGAACCGCTACCAGCTCTTCTACGACCTGCACATCCTGAGCTGA
- a CDS encoding DUF5993 family protein, translating into MDTLIFGGLLAAMVALFQQRSRRVVVGAWWVLLLATVLLLVHHITNSLGLGLSY; encoded by the coding sequence ATGGACACGCTCATCTTCGGCGGTTTGCTGGCGGCCATGGTCGCCCTGTTCCAGCAACGCTCCCGACGGGTCGTGGTCGGCGCGTGGTGGGTGCTGCTGCTCGCGACGGTACTGCTGCTCGTGCATCACATCACCAACAGTCTCGGACTCGGATTGAGCTACTGA
- a CDS encoding 3-deoxy-7-phosphoheptulonate synthase: MTTAADVDARHSDLDDQRTLSVSPLRSPAEVRRVHPITDQLADTVRAGRKATVDVLNGDDDRLMVIVGPCSVHDPAAALDYARRLAAKAAELDDRLHVVMRVYFEKPRTTLGWKGLINDPHLDGSFDVNTGLGFGRKLLVDITALGLPVACEFLDPITPQYISDLVSYGAIGARTAASQVHRQLSSALSMPVGIKNGTDGDVQVAVDGVRAAAASHVFPGTDLDGRAALIRTSGNPDCHVILRGGSSGPNYDAASVAESCIRLEKAALPQRIVVDASHGNSNKDHNKQVDVVTDIAKRLAAGEPGVVGVMLESFLVAGRQDLTLGHADELTYGQSITDACLDWETTARQLDHLAAAVAQRRDS, translated from the coding sequence ATGACTACTGCTGCCGATGTCGATGCGCGGCATTCCGATCTCGATGATCAACGCACCCTCAGCGTGAGCCCATTGCGCTCACCGGCCGAGGTGCGTCGGGTGCATCCGATCACCGATCAGCTCGCCGACACCGTGCGTGCCGGCCGCAAGGCCACCGTCGACGTGCTCAATGGCGACGACGATCGCCTGATGGTGATCGTCGGTCCGTGTTCGGTGCACGATCCCGCCGCGGCGCTGGATTACGCGCGCCGCCTCGCCGCCAAGGCCGCCGAACTCGACGATCGGCTGCACGTGGTGATGCGGGTGTACTTCGAGAAGCCGCGCACCACTCTCGGCTGGAAGGGGCTGATCAACGATCCGCACCTGGACGGCTCCTTCGATGTCAACACCGGTCTCGGTTTCGGCCGCAAGCTGCTGGTCGACATCACCGCGCTCGGCCTGCCGGTGGCGTGCGAGTTCCTCGACCCGATCACCCCGCAGTACATCTCGGACCTGGTGTCCTACGGCGCCATCGGCGCGCGCACCGCGGCCAGCCAGGTGCACCGCCAGCTCAGCAGCGCGCTGTCCATGCCGGTCGGCATCAAGAACGGCACTGACGGCGATGTACAGGTGGCCGTCGACGGTGTGCGCGCCGCGGCCGCCAGCCACGTGTTCCCCGGCACCGACCTCGACGGGCGCGCCGCACTCATCCGCACCTCCGGCAACCCCGACTGCCATGTGATCCTGCGTGGCGGCAGTTCCGGCCCGAACTACGATGCCGCCTCGGTCGCCGAATCGTGCATCCGGCTGGAGAAGGCCGCGCTGCCGCAGCGGATCGTGGTGGACGCCAGCCACGGCAACAGCAACAAGGACCACAACAAGCAGGTCGATGTGGTCACCGATATCGCGAAGCGACTGGCCGCAGGTGAGCCGGGCGTTGTCGGTGTGATGCTGGAGAGCTTCCTTGTCGCAGGCCGCCAGGACCTGACCCTCGGCCACGCCGACGAGCTGACCTACGGCCAGTCCATCACCGACGCCTGCCTGGACTGGGAGACCACCGCCCGTCAGCTCGACCACCTGGCCGCCGCGGTCGCGCAGCGACGGGATAGCTGA
- a CDS encoding oxidoreductase — translation MGGWDTSNIRDQGGRTFIVTGANSGLGAVTARALAGAGAEVVLACRNVAKGEQVASEIGARAQVRKLDLADLASVREFADSVDKTDVLINNAGVMAVPLGRTADGFEMQVGTNHLGHFALTGLLLDKISDRVVTVSSGAHRTGKIDLDDLNWEHRKYQRWPAYGQAKLANLMFANELHRRLTAAGSPKISVAAHPGYAATELQSHTESVQDTIMAYGNRLLAQSAEMGALPELFAATEKIEPGAFYGPDGWLGLRGYPARSSSSAASKDAEVARGLWELSEKLTGVTYNFGK, via the coding sequence ATGGGTGGCTGGGACACATCGAACATTCGCGATCAGGGTGGCCGGACGTTCATCGTCACCGGCGCGAACAGCGGGCTCGGCGCCGTGACGGCGCGAGCGTTGGCCGGTGCGGGGGCCGAGGTAGTGCTGGCCTGTCGCAATGTGGCCAAGGGGGAGCAGGTTGCGAGCGAGATCGGAGCGCGTGCGCAGGTACGCAAGCTCGACCTCGCCGATCTGGCCTCGGTGCGGGAGTTCGCCGATTCGGTGGACAAGACCGACGTGCTGATCAATAACGCCGGTGTGATGGCGGTGCCGCTGGGCCGGACCGCCGACGGTTTCGAAATGCAGGTCGGCACAAACCATCTCGGCCACTTCGCGCTGACCGGTCTACTCCTGGACAAGATTTCCGATCGAGTGGTCACGGTATCCAGTGGTGCGCACCGCACCGGCAAGATCGATCTGGATGATCTGAACTGGGAGCACCGCAAGTACCAGCGCTGGCCCGCATACGGCCAGGCGAAGCTGGCCAACCTGATGTTCGCCAATGAGCTGCACCGCAGGCTGACCGCAGCGGGCTCGCCGAAGATCTCGGTTGCCGCGCACCCCGGCTACGCCGCGACCGAGCTGCAATCGCACACCGAATCGGTTCAGGACACGATCATGGCCTACGGCAACCGGCTGCTGGCGCAGAGTGCCGAGATGGGTGCGCTGCCAGAGCTTTTCGCGGCCACCGAGAAGATCGAGCCGGGCGCGTTCTACGGGCCGGACGGCTGGCTCGGCCTGCGCGGCTACCCCGCCCGCTCCAGCTCCAGCGCGGCGTCGAAGGATGCCGAAGTCGCGCGTGGGCTGTGGGAGCTGTCGGAGAAACTGACCGGCGTCACCTACAACTTCGGCAAGTAG
- a CDS encoding GNAT family N-acetyltransferase, with translation MEERLLSDETVWLSPPTAADIDTIVECCQDPSLAAWVTIPVPYHREHAEQFLDEFVTRGWAANNPTWALRLQADGPVIGMIALRAVDESAHEIGFWLVPEHRERGLMSRAITLVCDFGFDPDGMALARIAWHAFVGNHPSAAVVRRNGFRYEGLARLGRLQRGVRRDSWLAARLATDPPGYADGWPQGV, from the coding sequence ATGGAGGAACGCCTACTGTCCGACGAAACGGTGTGGTTGTCGCCGCCGACTGCGGCCGATATCGACACCATCGTCGAATGCTGCCAGGATCCGTCCCTCGCCGCATGGGTGACGATTCCGGTGCCGTACCACCGGGAGCACGCCGAGCAGTTCCTCGACGAGTTCGTGACGCGGGGCTGGGCGGCGAACAACCCGACCTGGGCGCTTCGACTGCAGGCCGACGGCCCGGTCATCGGGATGATCGCGCTGCGAGCCGTCGACGAGTCGGCGCACGAGATCGGCTTCTGGCTCGTGCCCGAACACCGCGAACGCGGATTGATGTCGCGCGCGATCACGCTGGTGTGTGACTTCGGTTTCGACCCCGACGGCATGGCCCTTGCTCGTATCGCCTGGCACGCCTTCGTCGGCAACCATCCCTCGGCGGCGGTGGTCCGCCGCAATGGTTTTCGCTATGAGGGCCTGGCCAGGCTCGGCCGCCTGCAGCGCGGTGTCCGCCGCGACAGCTGGCTTGCCGCCCGCCTCGCCACCGATCCACCGGGTTATGCGGACGGCTGGCCGCAGGGCGTCTGA
- a CDS encoding sigma-70 family RNA polymerase sigma factor, protein MVAALLADLFESHRAHLLSVGYRLTGSVGDAEDAVQESFLRLAGAHQSEIEDLRAWLTTVVSRICVDRLRSAAVRRESYVGQWLPEPVVTAITPSSTPDPLDAVVRKQEYRFAAMVVLDTLTPPQRVAFVLHDGLSVPFDEIADILGVSADAARQLAVRARKAVAHTPPAVPDDEHDAAVQRLLTALSSADISAVTAALHPDSTMIGDANGTTATAINVVGGADRIARFLLGLARKYGLDGSTDTPSVELEFAVVNGQLGLVVRWSVAGDWPSTHRTRIMGFTVRDGLVWGAYDIANPDKLSGVHLG, encoded by the coding sequence ATGGTTGCCGCTCTTCTCGCCGACTTGTTCGAATCGCATCGGGCACATTTGCTTTCTGTCGGGTACCGCCTGACGGGCAGCGTCGGCGATGCCGAGGACGCCGTGCAGGAGAGCTTCCTGCGGCTGGCGGGTGCGCACCAATCCGAGATCGAGGATCTACGCGCCTGGCTGACCACGGTAGTGAGCCGAATCTGTGTGGACCGCTTGCGCAGTGCCGCGGTGCGCAGGGAAAGCTATGTGGGGCAATGGCTGCCGGAACCGGTGGTGACCGCTATCACGCCATCCAGCACACCCGACCCATTGGACGCGGTGGTCCGCAAGCAGGAGTACCGCTTCGCGGCCATGGTCGTGCTGGACACACTGACGCCGCCGCAGCGAGTGGCATTCGTTCTGCACGACGGTCTTTCGGTGCCGTTCGATGAGATCGCCGACATCCTCGGGGTCTCCGCGGACGCAGCGCGGCAGCTGGCCGTGCGTGCCCGCAAGGCCGTGGCGCACACCCCGCCTGCGGTGCCGGACGACGAACACGACGCCGCGGTGCAGCGGCTGCTGACCGCCTTGAGTTCCGCCGATATCAGTGCGGTAACCGCTGCGCTGCATCCGGATTCGACAATGATCGGCGATGCCAACGGCACCACCGCAACCGCGATCAACGTGGTCGGCGGCGCCGACCGGATCGCTCGCTTCCTACTCGGTCTTGCCCGCAAGTACGGGCTGGACGGCTCGACCGACACCCCGTCGGTCGAGCTCGAATTCGCCGTGGTCAATGGGCAACTGGGTCTTGTGGTTCGGTGGTCGGTGGCGGGAGATTGGCCAAGCACCCATCGGACCAGGATCATGGGCTTCACGGTTCGCGACGGATTGGTCTGGGGCGCTTACGATATCGCCAATCCCGACAAGCTGTCGGGAGTTCATCTCGGGTGA
- the nbtS gene encoding nocobactin biosynthesis salicylate synthase NbtS, with protein sequence MSTTERLRLEYVTDPAAAMSRLAAADRFGEYVMYERLGEWVFAADPLGSVELDAHELRVVWEGRTTASVWDGSPASVIDRALGALPLGGRQAYGWIGFEFCAWALEATAHLHPRTALAHLMIPRIEVAIGEFGVRISGATPAETCDIHDLIAASQESELPQAHPADVRLDPTGYRDRVAEAVGEIRSGRYQKVILSRKVELPFVVDVPATYRLGRANNTPARSFLLRLGGLEAAGFSPELVASVDQDRVVTTEPLAGTRAFGRGRDADMAARADLITDPKEIVEHAISVQTSFKEITSVADPGTPVVSDFMAVRERGSVQHLASTVRGRLAADRSSWDALEVLFPSVTASGIPKREGVDSVFRLDGAPRGLYSGAVVTISPTGAMEATLVLRAVYQNTEGAWLRAGAGVVGQSLPEREFEETCEKLGSIAPYVVKA encoded by the coding sequence TTGTCGACCACGGAGCGCTTGCGCCTGGAGTACGTGACCGATCCGGCGGCAGCGATGTCCCGGCTGGCCGCCGCCGATCGGTTCGGCGAGTACGTCATGTACGAGCGCCTGGGGGAATGGGTCTTCGCGGCCGATCCGCTCGGCAGTGTGGAACTGGACGCGCACGAGCTGCGTGTGGTGTGGGAGGGACGGACCACCGCCAGTGTGTGGGACGGCAGCCCCGCGAGCGTCATCGACCGCGCGCTGGGCGCGCTGCCGCTCGGCGGCCGCCAGGCATACGGCTGGATCGGATTCGAATTCTGTGCGTGGGCGCTGGAGGCCACCGCGCATCTGCATCCGCGGACGGCCCTTGCGCACCTGATGATTCCGCGCATCGAGGTGGCGATCGGCGAATTCGGCGTGCGCATCTCGGGTGCCACCCCGGCCGAGACCTGCGATATCCACGATCTCATCGCGGCCTCGCAGGAGAGCGAACTACCGCAGGCGCATCCGGCGGACGTCCGCCTGGATCCCACCGGATATCGCGATCGAGTCGCCGAGGCGGTCGGCGAAATCCGTTCTGGCCGTTACCAGAAGGTCATTTTGTCCAGGAAGGTCGAGCTGCCTTTCGTGGTCGACGTGCCCGCCACCTACCGGCTCGGTCGCGCCAACAACACCCCGGCCCGCTCGTTCCTGTTGCGGCTCGGCGGACTCGAGGCGGCGGGCTTCAGCCCGGAACTGGTCGCTTCGGTGGACCAGGATCGGGTGGTCACCACCGAACCGCTGGCCGGCACCCGCGCCTTCGGGCGTGGCCGCGATGCCGACATGGCGGCCAGGGCCGATCTGATCACCGACCCGAAAGAAATTGTCGAGCACGCTATTTCGGTGCAGACCTCGTTCAAGGAGATCACCTCCGTCGCCGATCCCGGGACGCCCGTGGTCTCGGACTTCATGGCGGTTCGCGAGCGCGGCAGCGTCCAGCACCTCGCCTCCACGGTGCGCGGCAGGCTCGCCGCCGACCGCTCCAGCTGGGATGCGCTCGAGGTGCTGTTCCCCTCGGTTACCGCGTCCGGCATTCCGAAGCGTGAGGGCGTCGACTCCGTATTCCGCCTCGACGGCGCACCTCGTGGACTGTATTCCGGTGCGGTGGTGACGATTTCCCCGACCGGTGCCATGGAGGCCACGCTGGTCCTGCGGGCGGTTTACCAGAACACCGAGGGTGCGTGGCTGCGTGCGGGCGCCGGCGTCGTCGGCCAGTCGCTGCCCGAGCGCGAGTTCGAGGAGACCTGCGAAAAGCTGGGCAGTATCGCCCCGTATGTGGTGAAGGCCTAG